The following DNA comes from Occultella kanbiaonis.
TTGCTCGCGGAGCCGCGGACGTTCGAGGTGTTGTAGGCGACGCCGTCGGCGCCGTAGAGCACCACGGTCCAGCGGTTCAGGCTGGTGCCGGCCGGCGCCTGGATCTCGATGAACTCGCGGGCGTCGGTGCCCGCGTTGTCATAGTGGATCTCGCTGATGAAGATCGACCCATCGGTCTGCACGAAGGTCGCGGCGCTCTCATCCCCCGAGGAGAGTCCGGCCGAGGCACTGCTGGGGTCGTCCTGCGGTGAGGCGGCGGCGAACGCGGGGACCGCGGCGCCGAGACTCGCGAGCGCGAGTGTCGTGATCGTTGCTATCGGGCGGAACGCATGCCTGCGTCCGCCCCTGGAGGATGGTGACATGTGGGGGCATCCTTTGTGTGATCCAGATAACAGGGGTACCGGCACGGTAGCGCCCCCGGGTGAGGGCCGGAAGAGGTTGGGCTCTGTCGGCGAGTGAGTTCACCGCTGGGTCATGGAACGTTCAACCGGCTCGTGGTGCTCGATGGTCGCGGTTCATCCGCCTCCGTGCCGGACGGCGTGCCCCGGCTCCGGTCAGTGCCGGGACTTGATCCGGGACGCCTCCCTGGCGTCTCGACCGCGGGAGCGGACCTGCCGCCGTTGCTCGGCGGCGATCCGGTGGTCAGCGCGGGCGGCCTGACGGCGTGCCTCGCGCTGGAGCTTGCGCCAGGACTCGAACCGCCGCTCACTGAGCTCCCCGGCGTCGAGTGCCGCCACGACGGCGCAGCCCGGCTCCCGCTCGTGCGCGCAGTCGTTGAACCGGCACAGCTCGACGAGGGCGGCGATGTCCTCGAAGGTGGCGGCGACGGCCTCCTCGGTGGCCACGATGCCCACCGACCGCAATCCCGGGGTGTCGATCAGGAGGCGGCCGCCGGGCAGCGGCACGAGCTGACGGTGCGTGGTCGTGTGCATCCCGCGGCCGTCGCCGCGGACCACGCCGGTGACCATGACGTCCGCGCCCGCGAGCGCGTTGACCAGGGTCGATTTGCCGGCACCGGAGGGACCGATCAGCACCAGGGTCTGCGCCTCGCCCAGCTGCGCCTCGAGCTCGTCGAGCCCGGCACCGGTGCTCGCGCTGATGGCGACCACGCCGACGCCCGGAGCGACGGCGCCGGCCTCGGTGACCCAGTGGGCAGCGTCGGAGACCAGGTCCGCCTTGGTCAGGACCACCAGTGGGATGGCGCCGGAGCGCCACGCGATGGTGAGCATCCGTTCCAGGCGTCCCAGCGACGGCGCCGGCTCCAGGTGCTCGACGATGACCACCACGTCCACGTTCGCGGCGATCACCTGCTCCACGGACGTGCGGTCCGACCCGTCCCGGGCGAGCTCACTCGTCCGCGGCGCGACCAGCGTCCGGTCGCCGTCGAGCACCACCCGGTCCCCGACGGCGGGGTGCAGCGGGTCGCCGACCACGGCCGGCAGGGTGCCGTCCCGGCCGGTGGCGATGGTCAGCTCCGCCGGTTGCTCGCGCGGACCCGCCGCAGGCAGCAGCACGCAGACCGAACCCCGGTCCACCCGGGAGATCCGCCCCTCTTCAGTGCGTGTGCCACCTTCGTCCACACCATCGACGGTAGGCAGCCCGGCAAGGGAATTTGAGGCGGGCCGGTACGCGCACCCGGCGCGAGCGCTCGCGGACGGCCGTGGTTCAGTCCGGTGCGACCGCCGTCGGATCGGCCTCGGCGGCCGCCTTCACGGCAGCCGCGATCGCGGTGTGCAGGTGCGGGTGGAACACGCTGGGGACGATGTAGGTCGCGTTCAGCTCGTCGGCGGTCACGACGCCCGCGAGGGCGTGCGCGGCGGCGAGCAGCATGTCGTCGGTGATGCGCGTCGATCGGGCGTCCAGCAGGCCGCGGAACACGCCGGGGAACGCGAGGACGTTGTTGATCTGGTTCGCGAAGTCGCTGCGGCCGGTGGCCACGACGGCGGCGTGCCGGGTCGCGATCGCCGGGTCCACCTCGGGCACCGGGTTCGCCATCGCGAACACGATCGAGTTCGGCGCCATCGCGGCGATGTCCGCCTCGGTGAGCAGGTTGGGTGCGGAGACGCCGATGAACACGTCCGCGCCGACCATGGCCTCGGTCAGGGTGGCGCCGTACCGGTCCCCCTGGGTGGCCTCCGCGATCCAGGCGAGGGTCGGCTCCAGGTTCGGCCGGTCGGCCCGGATGATGCCCTCGACGTCGGCGAGCACCACGTCGCGCGCCCCGGCGGCGAGCATCAGGCGCAGGATCGCCGAGCCGGCGGCGCCCGCCCCGGACTGCACGATCCGGACGTCTCCGATGTCCTTGCCGACCACCTTGAGCGCGTTCGTGAGGGCGCCGACGGCGACGATGGCGGTGCCGTGCTGGTCGTCGTGGAACACCGGGATGTCGAGCTCCGCGCGGAGCCGGTCCTCGACCTCGAAGCACCGCGGCGCGGAGATGTCCTCCAGGTTGATGCCGGCGAACACCGGCGCCACGATCTTCACGGTCCGGACGATCTCGTCGACGTCCTGGGTGTCCAGGCAGAGCGGGAACGCGTCGATCCCGGAGAACCGCTTGAACAGCGCGGCCTTGCCCTCCATCACCGGCAGCGCCGCGATCGGGCCGATGTTGCCGAGGCCGAGCACGGCCGACCCGTCCGTCACCACGGCGACGGTGTTGCGCTTGATGGTGAGCCGGACCGCGTCCTCGGGGTGCGCGGCGAGCTGCTGCGAGACCCGCCCGACGCCCGGGGTGTAGATGAGCGAGAGGTCGTCGCGGTGGCGGATCTGCATCTTGGGCTGGATCTCGATCTTGCCGCCCAGGTGGGCGAGGAACGTCCGGTCCGAGACCCGCCCGATCGTCACCCCCTCGACCGTGCCGAGCGCCTCGACGATCCGGGCGGCGTCGTCCTCGCCGCCGGTGGCACAGGTGACGTCCACCTGGAGGCGGTCGATACCCGACGCGGAGACGTCGACGGCCGTGACGACTCCCCCGGCCTCCTCGACGGCGGTCGTGATCGAACTGACCGCCGCCGGCCTGGCCGGCATCTCCAGTCGGACCGTGATCGAGTAACTGACGCTGGGTGCACTCATCGCCTGCTGGACCGCCTTCACCGCACTCGGAGGGAGTTCGCGCCCCGCGTCGTCGATCGGAGCGCCGTTCGTCATTGTGCCGCAGCCGCTGCGCGGTGGCAGCGCGGCTCGGCGCGAGCGTCAGACGAGCGGGGCCGTGGAGCGGCGTACCACCAGTTCGGCGGCGAGGTCGAGGCGCCGGTTGATCGGCGCCTCACCCCTGGCGATGCCGAGCAGCATCCGGGTGGCGGTCGCGCCCATGTCGTAGAGCGGCTGGTTCACGGTGGTCAGCTGGGGTACCACCCACTCGGCCAGCGGCAGGTTGTCGTAGCCCACCACCGAGACGTCCTCGGGCACCCGCAGGCCGAGCTCGTCGGCCGCTCGCAGCACCCCGAGGGCCTGCATGTCGGAGCCCGCGAAGATCGCCGTCGGGCGGTCCGGCAGGCTCAGCAGCTCCATCCCGTACCGGTACCCGCCGTCGACGCTGAAGTCGCCGTACCGGGTCAGCGTCGGGTCGAGCGCGATGCCGACCTCGTCATGTGCCGTGCGATACCCGTCCACCCGGGCCCGGCTGCACAGGACGTCCGCCGGCCCGCTGATCACCGCGACCCGGCGG
Coding sequences within:
- a CDS encoding NAD-dependent malic enzyme; translated protein: MSAPSVSYSITVRLEMPARPAAVSSITTAVEEAGGVVTAVDVSASGIDRLQVDVTCATGGEDDAARIVEALGTVEGVTIGRVSDRTFLAHLGGKIEIQPKMQIRHRDDLSLIYTPGVGRVSQQLAAHPEDAVRLTIKRNTVAVVTDGSAVLGLGNIGPIAALPVMEGKAALFKRFSGIDAFPLCLDTQDVDEIVRTVKIVAPVFAGINLEDISAPRCFEVEDRLRAELDIPVFHDDQHGTAIVAVGALTNALKVVGKDIGDVRIVQSGAGAAGSAILRLMLAAGARDVVLADVEGIIRADRPNLEPTLAWIAEATQGDRYGATLTEAMVGADVFIGVSAPNLLTEADIAAMAPNSIVFAMANPVPEVDPAIATRHAAVVATGRSDFANQINNVLAFPGVFRGLLDARSTRITDDMLLAAAHALAGVVTADELNATYIVPSVFHPHLHTAIAAAVKAAAEADPTAVAPD
- the rsgA gene encoding ribosome small subunit-dependent GTPase A — encoded protein: MDEGGTRTEEGRISRVDRGSVCVLLPAAGPREQPAELTIATGRDGTLPAVVGDPLHPAVGDRVVLDGDRTLVAPRTSELARDGSDRTSVEQVIAANVDVVVIVEHLEPAPSLGRLERMLTIAWRSGAIPLVVLTKADLVSDAAHWVTEAGAVAPGVGVVAISASTGAGLDELEAQLGEAQTLVLIGPSGAGKSTLVNALAGADVMVTGVVRGDGRGMHTTTHRQLVPLPGGRLLIDTPGLRSVGIVATEEAVAATFEDIAALVELCRFNDCAHEREPGCAVVAALDAGELSERRFESWRKLQREARRQAARADHRIAAEQRRQVRSRGRDAREASRIKSRH